One segment of Pseudarthrobacter defluvii DNA contains the following:
- a CDS encoding IclR family transcriptional regulator, producing the protein MSSDPMNGTSKHGPPPQYPIESVDNALRLLLLFETQPSIRLTDASNYLGVASSTAHRLMGMLLYRGFVRQNPATRAYEPGQALSSIAFAIRRQVDIRALARPVLEQLFQQTGETVHFATLERTDARFLDAIESSRAVRVGSRQGITLPANCTATGKAMLSRLTQEQLRALYPNKELPVLTENSIKTRTNLEAELDEIRRAGYATSREESEDGVTSVAVAITGPSGALFGINVSVPAHRMSDKLRAELGGMIRVAAENLQGLLL; encoded by the coding sequence ATGTCTTCTGACCCTATGAACGGCACATCCAAACACGGCCCGCCACCGCAGTACCCCATCGAATCTGTTGACAATGCATTGCGACTGCTCCTGCTATTCGAAACCCAGCCCAGCATCCGGTTAACAGATGCGAGCAACTATCTTGGTGTTGCATCGTCGACAGCGCACAGGCTTATGGGGATGTTGCTCTACCGAGGCTTCGTGCGACAAAACCCGGCTACTCGCGCATATGAACCAGGCCAGGCGCTCAGTTCCATCGCCTTCGCCATCAGACGCCAGGTAGACATCAGGGCCCTCGCTCGTCCCGTACTTGAACAGCTGTTCCAACAAACCGGGGAAACAGTCCACTTCGCCACGCTCGAGAGGACAGACGCCCGATTCCTTGATGCCATTGAAAGCTCAAGGGCAGTGCGGGTGGGCTCCCGCCAAGGCATCACGCTGCCAGCCAACTGCACTGCGACAGGAAAAGCGATGCTGAGCCGGCTCACTCAGGAGCAGCTACGGGCCCTGTACCCGAATAAGGAACTCCCCGTGCTGACGGAAAACTCAATCAAGACAAGAACAAACCTCGAAGCCGAGCTTGATGAGATCCGCCGAGCGGGATACGCCACGAGCAGAGAGGAAAGTGAAGACGGAGTTACGTCGGTCGCCGTGGCTATTACGGGCCCGTCCGGGGCGCTTTTCGGGATTAACGTTTCGGTGCCGGCTCACCGGATGTCGGACAAGTTGCGCGCGGAACTTGGGGGAATGATCCGCGTCGCCGCTGAAAATTTGCAAGGCCTGCTGCTTTAG
- a CDS encoding tyrosine-type recombinase/integrase encodes MQVQRVLVSGSPLESWTVLDDHGVVEPVERFLAYLTDVERSPNTLKAYAHDLKDWFVFLRHRGIDWRQVRLENVGEFVAWLRLPPAGRAADVTLLPSASHHCGPGTLNRKLAAVSGFYVFHSRHGVPLGDLVTEFETVRYRRTGWRPFLAHLAGDRPQRRRIVKLREPKRLPTVLPAATAQAVLDACTRLRDRFLFVLLWESGIRIGEALGLRHEDIAVAEGELTIRRRVNANRARAKSVSPRTIPIGADVVRLYGDYLHEEYGDLDSDYVFVNLWAGPRGRPMGYAAVYDLVKRLRRDTGVDFDPHWFRHTYATRLLRAGTPIEVISSLLGHASVATTIDVYGHLTVEDARRALEKAGLLTGKEVTW; translated from the coding sequence ATGCAGGTTCAACGAGTTTTGGTGTCCGGTTCGCCGCTTGAGTCGTGGACTGTGCTTGATGATCATGGTGTCGTTGAGCCGGTGGAGCGGTTTTTGGCTTACCTGACCGACGTCGAGAGGTCGCCGAACACGCTCAAGGCGTATGCGCATGATCTCAAGGATTGGTTCGTCTTTCTTCGCCACCGCGGCATTGATTGGCGCCAGGTGAGGCTGGAGAACGTCGGCGAGTTCGTCGCTTGGCTGCGGCTTCCGCCTGCCGGGCGCGCCGCTGACGTGACGCTGCTGCCATCGGCTTCCCATCACTGCGGGCCGGGCACGTTGAACCGCAAGCTCGCGGCCGTGAGCGGCTTTTACGTGTTCCACTCCCGTCACGGGGTCCCGCTGGGCGACCTTGTCACCGAGTTCGAAACGGTCCGGTACCGAAGAACGGGATGGAGACCGTTCCTTGCTCACCTTGCCGGGGACAGGCCGCAGCGGCGCAGGATCGTGAAGCTGCGTGAGCCGAAGAGGTTGCCCACGGTCCTGCCTGCGGCGACGGCTCAAGCAGTGCTGGATGCGTGCACGCGGCTGAGGGACCGGTTCCTGTTCGTCCTGCTCTGGGAGTCGGGAATCCGTATCGGCGAAGCACTCGGACTAAGGCATGAGGACATTGCAGTCGCCGAGGGCGAGCTGACGATCCGCCGTCGGGTGAACGCCAACCGTGCCCGGGCGAAGTCCGTTTCGCCGCGCACGATACCGATCGGCGCGGACGTCGTGCGGCTCTACGGCGACTACCTTCACGAGGAATACGGAGATCTGGACAGCGACTACGTGTTCGTGAATCTGTGGGCGGGCCCCCGCGGCCGCCCGATGGGCTACGCGGCAGTCTATGACCTGGTGAAGCGGCTGCGCCGGGACACTGGAGTGGATTTTGACCCGCACTGGTTCCGCCACACCTATGCCACCCGCTTGCTACGAGCCGGGACACCCATCGAAGTGATCAGCAGCCTGCTTGGCCACGCATCGGTCGCAACCACCATCGACGTCTACGGCCACCTCACCGTTGAGGACGCCCGCCGCGCCCTCGAAAAGGCAGGGCTGCTGACCGGAAAAGAGGTCACCTGGTGA
- a CDS encoding Fis family transcriptional regulator translates to MKRANSGLTWIQQSHVTAFLQQLAAEPVITHARLDELPASRTREYVRGLLVEHHALPRRDELSIRFSDWAEQALDRITSPSHRDIMRLYIRWHHQRRMNQMDEVTRGTFLRAKQAVTVAVELLNWLSDQGAELAEVNQAHLDRWQAEGPTTRGIASRFLDWATKTNLIDPSLQLQPHRRGTSPRLDAAAQNGLVQNLSHTTDMNPRDRAAAILVLVFGQQVSGIVKLTWDNVTVTEEIVTITLGTVEIALTPPLDEPWRELAVTPTHHQTAAHPNSNWVFRGGSPGRHLQASTLTQRLSTAFSSRAARLGTLHELTKLAPVAIIAEALGYSPATIDRHALASSANYMEYMSTFHTRGGLEEPLRTVK, encoded by the coding sequence ATGAAACGCGCCAATAGCGGACTCACGTGGATCCAGCAGTCGCACGTCACGGCATTCCTTCAACAACTGGCAGCCGAGCCTGTGATCACCCACGCCCGCCTCGACGAACTACCGGCGTCCCGGACCCGCGAATACGTCCGCGGCCTACTCGTCGAACACCATGCGCTGCCCCGTCGCGATGAACTTAGCATTAGGTTCAGCGACTGGGCCGAGCAAGCCCTCGACAGGATCACCAGCCCGAGCCACCGCGACATCATGCGCCTCTACATCCGCTGGCACCACCAGCGCCGCATGAACCAGATGGACGAAGTCACCCGAGGAACGTTCCTGCGGGCCAAACAGGCAGTCACCGTCGCCGTAGAACTTCTGAACTGGCTCAGCGATCAAGGTGCCGAACTCGCCGAAGTGAATCAAGCGCACCTGGACCGATGGCAGGCGGAAGGCCCGACGACACGAGGCATCGCCTCACGTTTCCTCGACTGGGCAACCAAAACCAACCTCATCGACCCTTCCCTGCAACTGCAGCCCCACCGCCGCGGCACCAGCCCACGACTCGACGCAGCCGCCCAGAACGGCCTCGTCCAGAACCTGAGCCACACGACCGACATGAACCCCAGAGACCGGGCAGCGGCTATCCTCGTCCTGGTCTTCGGCCAGCAAGTCTCCGGCATCGTCAAACTCACTTGGGACAACGTCACCGTGACCGAGGAAATCGTCACCATCACCCTCGGAACCGTCGAAATCGCTCTCACACCTCCGCTCGATGAGCCCTGGCGAGAACTAGCAGTCACGCCAACCCACCATCAAACGGCCGCGCACCCCAACAGCAACTGGGTATTCAGAGGCGGCTCGCCAGGCCGGCACCTCCAGGCCTCAACCCTCACCCAGCGGCTAAGCACGGCTTTCAGCAGTCGGGCGGCCAGGCTCGGAACACTTCACGAACTCACCAAACTCGCACCCGTGGCCATCATCGCTGAAGCCCTTGGCTACTCCCCGGCCACGATCGATCGCCATGCCCTGGCGTCGTCGGCAAACTACATGGAATACATGTCCACTTTCCACACAAGAGGCGGACTCGAGGAACCGCTTCGGACGGTGAAGTAG
- a CDS encoding tyrosine-type recombinase/integrase has protein sequence MSIESGRIPAFLTNANVGLLRAEDRVFEAMVDGWRAQMLARGLSTSYIKSSCGTIQKFQEHANEYPWTWSAHHVDEFLADRRSSEKGLALSTLRTNSGAIRAFCSYLTDGRYGWATFCERVFADIPVQVVFEWNSPRHTTDDALPARRRAFTRTELQTFFDAADDLVDTEFAKGSKRWLPAFRDSTAFKVGYAYGLRRRELVMLEYVDFGPNPHVEQFGRFGALQVRWAKGTKGSGPRRRTVLTVPEFDWVVGLLEHWLSSDGRKRFPTADRSASLWPSERSGSTVFRNFDRSFQRVRTIAGLPEELTLHTLRHSYVTHLIEAGYDPLFIQLIWGRNRGVFDVQHGARNRAVPRDGGAYLKLSITRDRGRVHAGSTSFGVRFAA, from the coding sequence GTGAGTATCGAATCTGGGCGGATTCCGGCCTTTCTGACCAACGCGAATGTCGGGCTGCTGCGTGCCGAGGATCGAGTCTTCGAGGCGATGGTGGATGGCTGGCGTGCACAGATGCTGGCTCGCGGTCTGTCGACGTCGTACATCAAGAGCTCATGCGGGACGATCCAGAAGTTCCAGGAGCACGCGAACGAGTATCCGTGGACGTGGTCGGCGCATCACGTGGATGAATTTCTGGCAGACCGCCGCAGCTCAGAGAAAGGGTTGGCGTTATCAACCCTGAGGACAAACTCCGGGGCCATCAGGGCTTTCTGTTCCTATCTAACGGACGGGCGTTACGGTTGGGCCACGTTCTGTGAGCGGGTCTTCGCGGACATTCCGGTGCAGGTCGTGTTCGAGTGGAACTCGCCACGACACACGACGGACGATGCCCTGCCGGCACGCCGCCGGGCGTTCACCCGGACAGAACTGCAGACGTTCTTCGACGCTGCCGACGACCTGGTCGACACAGAGTTCGCCAAGGGTTCCAAACGCTGGCTGCCAGCATTCAGGGACTCGACGGCGTTCAAGGTGGGCTATGCATACGGGCTGCGGCGGCGCGAACTGGTGATGCTCGAGTACGTCGATTTTGGTCCCAATCCGCACGTCGAGCAGTTCGGCCGCTTCGGGGCACTCCAGGTGCGGTGGGCCAAGGGAACCAAGGGTTCCGGACCCCGACGGCGCACCGTTCTGACGGTTCCCGAGTTCGATTGGGTGGTTGGGCTCCTTGAGCACTGGCTCTCCTCTGACGGCCGGAAACGTTTCCCGACCGCTGACCGGTCCGCTAGCCTGTGGCCTTCGGAGCGCTCTGGTTCCACTGTTTTCCGCAACTTCGACCGGTCTTTTCAGCGGGTGCGGACGATCGCCGGCCTGCCGGAGGAACTGACCCTGCACACCCTGAGGCACTCGTACGTCACTCATCTGATCGAGGCCGGCTACGACCCGCTGTTCATCCAGCTTATCTGGGGCAGGAACCGGGGTGTCTTTGACGTGCAGCACGGGGCCCGTAACCGTGCAGTTCCGCGTGATGGAGGTGCTTATCTGAAGCTGTCCATCACACGGGATCGCGGGAGGGTTCATGCAGGTTCAACGAGTTTTGGTGTCCGGTTCGCCGCTTGA
- a CDS encoding NUDIX hydrolase, whose amino-acid sequence MQELRQASVAIPFYRDEKGNLRLVLIKRSNYGQHGSQISLPGGNREPQDEGAWDTALRETIEELGLSTKQIVLLSQLEPIDTHVTRYRVSPFVVQLQGITPSFVWKPQMAEVEEVVDVPVNVLASETAAGEEELCFPGWNTRRKVPVRRFQGHTVWGLTLRILEPVLPQALAGKWPIS is encoded by the coding sequence ATGCAGGAACTGCGGCAGGCTTCAGTCGCTATACCTTTCTACAGGGACGAGAAGGGGAATCTTCGCTTGGTACTGATCAAACGATCAAACTATGGACAACATGGAAGCCAGATTTCGCTGCCTGGAGGCAATCGGGAACCACAGGACGAAGGTGCTTGGGACACTGCCCTTCGTGAAACTATCGAAGAGCTGGGATTGAGCACCAAGCAAATTGTTTTACTCTCTCAACTCGAACCAATTGATACCCACGTAACCCGCTATCGAGTTTCACCTTTCGTAGTCCAACTGCAGGGGATCACACCAAGCTTTGTATGGAAGCCTCAAATGGCGGAGGTCGAGGAGGTGGTCGATGTACCAGTGAATGTGCTGGCCTCCGAAACTGCAGCAGGAGAAGAAGAACTATGTTTTCCGGGCTGGAACACTCGGAGGAAAGTCCCCGTGCGGAGGTTTCAGGGGCATACAGTTTGGGGCCTAACCCTCCGAATCCTCGAGCCCGTATTGCCTCAGGCGCTGGCAGGAAAATGGCCCATATCGTGA
- a CDS encoding recombinase XerD — translation MTHEGFDAAAESAERPANHLRALFIHHGLLPYQDPHLARFETWINDKLRDLAEEIAKPVLQFATWHHLRRIRSMTTPEKSAQAPVHSAKQEITETIKFLAWLRDTHQRTAANCNQQDVETWLATGPTTRKAIRTFIVFIKNTGTNHRVEMGHYTAKSRPTITQDQRLAWLRELLTGTSESLPYRIAGALLLLYAQPLVRVAKLRVDAIETNETTGAMRVTLGLHPVPTPEPVTELIREHLANRPNLRTGSDTQSPWLFPGTRAGQPLHPNTIMDRLRSLGIDLRGARNTALDEHLLASPPPLVADALGYGHQIAFLHADAAGDAWSRYVNLRSRP, via the coding sequence TTGACGCACGAAGGCTTCGACGCGGCAGCTGAGTCGGCGGAACGACCAGCCAATCACCTGCGGGCCCTGTTCATCCATCACGGGCTCCTCCCCTACCAGGACCCGCATCTGGCCCGGTTCGAGACCTGGATTAACGACAAACTCCGCGACCTGGCTGAAGAAATTGCTAAGCCCGTCCTGCAGTTCGCCACCTGGCATCACCTCCGTCGCATCCGGTCCATGACAACACCGGAGAAGAGCGCCCAAGCCCCGGTGCACTCCGCCAAACAAGAGATCACCGAAACTATCAAATTCCTGGCCTGGCTCCGGGATACCCACCAGCGGACTGCCGCGAACTGCAACCAGCAAGACGTCGAAACCTGGCTCGCCACCGGACCGACAACCAGGAAAGCCATCCGCACGTTCATTGTCTTCATCAAGAACACCGGCACAAACCACCGGGTGGAGATGGGCCACTACACCGCGAAATCACGGCCAACGATCACCCAGGACCAGCGCTTGGCATGGCTGCGGGAACTACTCACAGGCACCAGCGAGTCCCTGCCCTACCGAATCGCCGGCGCGCTACTGCTTCTCTATGCCCAACCACTGGTCAGGGTTGCCAAACTCCGTGTCGACGCCATAGAGACCAACGAAACCACCGGGGCTATGCGGGTCACCTTAGGTCTCCACCCAGTGCCCACCCCCGAGCCTGTCACGGAACTCATTCGAGAGCACCTGGCAAACCGGCCAAACCTCAGAACCGGTTCAGATACCCAAAGCCCTTGGCTCTTTCCCGGAACACGAGCCGGCCAGCCTCTTCACCCGAACACCATCATGGACAGGCTCCGCAGCCTCGGTATCGACCTGCGCGGCGCACGAAACACCGCCCTCGACGAACATCTCCTAGCCTCACCGCCACCACTGGTCGCCGACGCCCTCGGATACGGCCACCAAATCGCCTTCCTCCACGCCGACGCAGCAGGCGACGCCTGGTCACGCTACGTCAACCTGCGAAGTAGACCTTGA
- a CDS encoding helix-turn-helix domain-containing protein, whose translation MRREVEYKWRLSELMAARGLHNTTDLIPLLAERGITLSRPQVYRLVNQKPERVALQVIAAICDIFSCGPEDLITVTAADARARKTGTSAPNVVDLNRTVRPRRARIIDDDH comes from the coding sequence GTGAGGCGCGAAGTCGAATACAAATGGCGGCTTTCGGAGCTCATGGCAGCCCGGGGACTTCACAACACCACCGACCTCATCCCTCTTCTGGCTGAGCGCGGCATCACCCTCTCACGGCCACAGGTCTACCGGCTCGTCAACCAGAAACCGGAACGCGTCGCATTGCAGGTCATCGCCGCGATCTGCGACATCTTTTCCTGCGGCCCCGAGGACCTCATCACCGTCACAGCCGCCGACGCTCGAGCCCGGAAAACCGGCACCAGCGCCCCCAACGTCGTCGACTTGAACCGCACCGTCAGACCACGACGGGCACGCATCATCGACGATGACCACTGA
- a CDS encoding helix-turn-helix domain-containing protein: MAEQRRIGYRWNLRQLMARRNLWKTTELLPLLKARGINLSNAQVHRLVTGTPERIPAQTFAALCDILECTPNDLFEPYVQMRAAKTANAPKRPEDLGITPGAPIARRIRVLPPEEDD, encoded by the coding sequence ATGGCTGAACAGCGACGGATCGGCTACCGCTGGAACCTCCGGCAACTGATGGCTCGACGGAACCTCTGGAAGACCACCGAACTGCTCCCCCTACTCAAAGCCCGGGGCATCAACCTCTCCAACGCGCAGGTCCACCGACTGGTCACCGGTACACCCGAACGCATTCCTGCCCAGACCTTCGCGGCCCTCTGTGACATCCTCGAATGCACGCCCAACGACCTGTTCGAACCCTACGTCCAGATGCGCGCCGCCAAAACCGCCAACGCACCCAAGCGGCCAGAAGACCTGGGCATCACACCTGGAGCGCCGATCGCCCGCCGGATCCGCGTCCTGCCTCCGGAAGAAGATGACTAG
- a CDS encoding DUF6262 family protein, whose translation MNRSDNSRHLVKAAQQRAALTRSKAVQALRTLHAEGRPVTFDAVARYARVSRSWLYTQPDLRAAIERLRQNQAAPEPTPESRPQRASEASLRQRLEAANDRIRRLNDENQRLRQQLAHALGQRRQSPSPDPATIPNP comes from the coding sequence ATGAACCGCTCCGACAACAGCCGGCACCTGGTCAAAGCTGCACAGCAGCGCGCGGCGCTCACCAGGTCCAAAGCCGTCCAAGCGCTGCGCACCCTTCATGCGGAAGGCCGCCCGGTCACTTTCGACGCCGTCGCCAGATACGCCCGGGTCTCCCGGTCCTGGCTTTACACCCAGCCCGACCTCCGCGCCGCAATCGAACGCCTCCGCCAAAACCAAGCCGCCCCGGAGCCCACACCGGAATCCCGGCCACAGCGGGCAAGCGAGGCCTCGCTACGGCAACGACTAGAAGCGGCCAACGACAGAATCAGACGACTCAACGACGAGAACCAACGACTGCGACAGCAACTCGCACACGCCCTCGGACAACGCCGCCAAAGTCCATCACCAGACCCCGCGACCATCCCGAATCCATAA
- a CDS encoding tyrosine-type recombinase/integrase encodes MAVDGSGRVLQLNAVSLLHPEEQTLEDMFTGWRNQQLSRNLQFDTIDKGIASVRRFVNHVNEFPWNWAPEHVEEYFGDLRSIRQLKHSTVRGYQSMLRRFSSYVSNPDYGWDRVCEQRFGTHPSQVFFDWNTATHTQEYEGQPSKRPFTKAELQMLFDHADDQVELIAASGKKGWKAAYRDAVMLKITYSYGLRFNELRHLQTVDFATNPQARRFGKAGVCKVRFGKSRKGSPYKPRSVLTVFDWSAGIIEDWLANGRGTLDTLDLFPSERGGLICESTLLRRLRRYLNELDLPLEGLDLHSLRRSYATHLLEDGWDPRFVQLIWGRNRGVFDVQHGARNRAVPRDGGAYLKLSITRDRGRVHAGSTSFGVRFAA; translated from the coding sequence GTGGCGGTTGACGGGTCCGGGCGCGTGCTGCAGTTGAATGCCGTTTCGTTGCTGCATCCCGAGGAGCAGACGCTCGAGGACATGTTCACCGGCTGGCGCAACCAGCAGCTCTCCCGGAATCTGCAGTTCGACACGATCGACAAGGGAATCGCCAGTGTCCGCAGGTTCGTGAACCATGTGAACGAGTTTCCGTGGAACTGGGCGCCGGAGCATGTAGAGGAGTACTTCGGTGATCTCCGCTCGATCCGTCAGCTGAAGCACTCCACCGTCCGCGGCTACCAGTCAATGCTCCGCCGTTTCTCGTCCTACGTCTCGAACCCCGATTACGGCTGGGACAGGGTCTGTGAGCAGCGTTTCGGCACGCACCCGTCCCAGGTCTTCTTCGACTGGAACACGGCAACCCACACCCAGGAGTACGAAGGACAGCCGTCGAAGAGGCCCTTTACCAAGGCCGAGTTGCAGATGCTGTTCGATCATGCGGACGACCAGGTCGAGCTCATTGCGGCGTCAGGCAAGAAGGGCTGGAAGGCAGCCTATCGGGACGCCGTCATGCTGAAAATCACCTACTCGTACGGGCTGAGGTTCAACGAGCTGCGTCACCTGCAAACCGTCGATTTCGCAACCAACCCTCAGGCGCGCAGGTTCGGAAAAGCAGGTGTTTGCAAGGTCCGGTTCGGCAAGTCACGCAAGGGTTCCCCCTACAAACCTCGCAGCGTCCTGACCGTCTTCGACTGGAGCGCTGGCATCATCGAGGACTGGCTCGCCAACGGCCGGGGAACTCTCGACACCCTGGATCTTTTCCCCAGCGAACGCGGCGGCCTGATCTGTGAATCAACCCTGCTGCGTCGGCTCCGGCGCTACCTGAACGAGCTGGACCTGCCGCTGGAGGGTCTCGATCTGCACTCCCTGCGCCGCAGCTATGCGACGCACCTGTTGGAGGACGGATGGGATCCTAGATTCGTGCAACTTATCTGGGGCAGGAACCGGGGTGTCTTTGACGTGCAGCACGGGGCCCGTAACCGTGCAGTTCCGCGTGATGGAGGTGCTTATCTGAAGCTGTCCATCACACGGGATCGCGGGAGGGTTCATGCAGGTTCAACGAGTTTTGGTGTCCGGTTCGCCGCTTGA
- a CDS encoding DUF6278 family protein codes for MCHPDGIDEPLQSLPPGMARKYAEYRPAIPGEIKPPPTNVGGYDELLELCRKKGMSIPRSRQGLVAVDSLIGSAEDKASLEALVRPIGMFLGDVLTHTIPGAHWKVINESFPEVTIYRHTSVSVIHVAQRRLTLGTPTLVMNYDRAADLVGREPLQGD; via the coding sequence ATGTGTCACCCGGACGGAATCGACGAGCCTCTGCAGTCGCTGCCCCCTGGGATGGCCAGGAAATATGCCGAGTACAGACCTGCTATTCCCGGAGAAATTAAGCCTCCCCCGACCAATGTTGGAGGCTACGACGAATTACTCGAGTTATGCCGGAAGAAGGGTATGTCGATTCCCCGCTCACGACAAGGACTGGTAGCAGTCGATTCTTTGATAGGGAGCGCAGAAGACAAGGCATCCCTGGAAGCGCTGGTCAGGCCCATAGGAATGTTCCTGGGCGATGTATTGACCCACACCATCCCTGGTGCGCACTGGAAAGTCATCAACGAAAGCTTCCCGGAGGTCACCATATACAGGCACACGAGTGTCTCAGTTATCCATGTTGCTCAAAGACGATTAACTCTCGGCACCCCGACACTTGTGATGAACTACGACCGCGCGGCGGACCTGGTGGGCCGAGAGCCACTTCAAGGCGACTGA
- a CDS encoding tyrosine-type recombinase/integrase, with protein MATVRPEFRPEIVIPAPGSLVFNTEPCRIDECERQRTVKGFCKSHYKRWLDQGRPEWESFLASPGPLPVGDGPLAACTVTWCRFGSARRGLCVSHHGFFSRSSETDVIKWLATLSPEPVIERPECRLAFCDLWAQGNSPLCLNHKSRWHAIGAPDIDEFVARCESVGLDRFDFRCLADRPQLRLELQHAMQCRHDERRASTRSSVVTPVIRLVSDSGVTSLLDWNLDQWAAFYIAGRVGRSHRHNGQLAFLRFAYTRLEDLVAGTGWESEYSRDAWALHRLGYTDTRGTLRFDKIPQPWLRPLAKRFIRWRLTSGREIIQGRVDILALNRFAAFLARTIPHSDGPDCIDRGILERFLAELARDKRAVISRGRDVSSLNAFFAAIRRHDWAKDLPASANFYPEDFPRPAKRLPRALADHIMAQLDQPENLGKWTSPDSRLLTLILMRCGLRVGDACNLATDCVVRDGDGAPYLRYMNRKMKREALVPLDEEVHAAILDQQRRVRERFPDGSNWLFPAPKMNPDGAKPLTTHSYRGQLEDWLERCDIRDEHGQEVRLTPHQWRHTFGTTLINRDVPQEVVRVLLDHTSAEMTAHYARLHDTTVRRHWEEARKVNINGDTITIDPQGPLAEASWAKQRLGRATQSLPNGFCGLPVQKSCPHANACLTCPMFVTTAEFLPQHQEQRRQTVQILSAAEARGQTRLIEMNQAVLHNLDRIIDSLDDTAPDEAAG; from the coding sequence ATGGCCACCGTCCGGCCCGAATTCAGACCCGAAATCGTGATCCCGGCCCCAGGCTCCCTCGTCTTCAACACCGAGCCCTGCCGGATCGACGAGTGTGAACGGCAACGTACGGTGAAAGGGTTCTGCAAAAGCCACTACAAGCGCTGGCTGGACCAAGGACGCCCCGAATGGGAGTCATTCCTCGCCAGCCCCGGCCCATTACCCGTAGGCGACGGCCCCTTGGCGGCATGCACCGTCACCTGGTGCCGCTTCGGTTCGGCCAGACGCGGCCTCTGCGTCAGCCATCACGGGTTCTTCAGTCGTTCCAGCGAGACCGACGTGATTAAGTGGCTCGCTACCCTCTCACCCGAGCCGGTCATCGAGCGGCCCGAATGCAGGCTCGCGTTCTGCGACCTCTGGGCCCAAGGCAACTCGCCGTTGTGTCTGAACCACAAGTCCCGCTGGCACGCCATTGGCGCACCGGATATCGACGAGTTCGTCGCCCGGTGCGAAAGCGTGGGCCTGGACCGGTTCGATTTCCGATGCCTGGCAGATCGTCCCCAGCTGCGGCTTGAGCTCCAGCACGCCATGCAATGCCGCCACGATGAACGCCGGGCCAGTACCCGCTCCTCCGTTGTGACGCCCGTGATCCGGCTCGTCTCCGACAGCGGCGTCACCTCGCTGCTGGACTGGAATCTTGACCAGTGGGCAGCGTTCTATATCGCCGGCCGGGTGGGCCGCAGTCACCGCCACAACGGGCAACTTGCGTTCCTGCGCTTTGCCTACACCCGGCTCGAAGACCTCGTCGCCGGCACCGGCTGGGAGTCAGAGTATTCCCGCGACGCCTGGGCCCTGCACCGCCTCGGCTACACCGACACCCGCGGCACCCTCCGCTTCGACAAGATCCCGCAACCGTGGCTGCGCCCCCTGGCAAAACGCTTCATCCGATGGCGGCTGACCAGCGGCAGGGAAATCATCCAAGGGCGCGTCGACATCCTCGCCCTGAACCGATTCGCCGCGTTCCTCGCCCGCACCATCCCCCACTCCGACGGCCCGGACTGCATCGACCGCGGCATCCTGGAACGCTTCCTCGCCGAGCTCGCCCGGGACAAACGGGCAGTAATTTCCCGTGGCCGCGACGTCAGCTCCCTGAACGCCTTCTTCGCCGCGATCCGCCGCCACGACTGGGCCAAAGACCTGCCGGCATCGGCGAACTTCTACCCTGAAGACTTCCCACGACCAGCCAAACGACTGCCCAGGGCCCTGGCCGATCACATCATGGCGCAACTGGACCAACCCGAAAACCTCGGCAAATGGACCAGCCCCGACAGCCGGCTACTCACCCTGATCCTAATGCGCTGCGGACTGCGCGTCGGGGACGCCTGCAACCTCGCTACCGACTGCGTGGTCCGTGACGGTGACGGCGCCCCCTACCTGCGCTATATGAACCGGAAGATGAAACGCGAAGCCCTCGTACCCCTCGATGAGGAAGTCCACGCCGCCATCCTCGATCAGCAGCGACGCGTCCGCGAACGATTCCCCGACGGCAGCAACTGGTTGTTCCCGGCCCCGAAGATGAACCCCGACGGAGCAAAACCGCTCACCACGCACTCCTACCGCGGACAGCTTGAAGACTGGCTGGAACGCTGCGACATCCGCGACGAACACGGACAAGAGGTGCGCCTGACCCCACATCAGTGGCGCCACACCTTCGGGACAACACTGATCAACCGCGACGTTCCCCAGGAAGTTGTCCGGGTCCTCCTCGACCACACCTCGGCGGAGATGACCGCCCACTACGCCCGGCTGCACGACACAACCGTGCGCCGCCACTGGGAGGAAGCCCGTAAGGTCAACATCAACGGCGACACCATCACCATTGACCCGCAAGGACCACTCGCCGAAGCCAGCTGGGCCAAACAACGCCTCGGTCGCGCAACACAGAGCCTGCCGAACGGATTCTGCGGGCTGCCGGTTCAGAAGTCCTGCCCGCACGCCAACGCCTGCCTGACCTGTCCCATGTTTGTCACCACCGCCGAGTTCCTCCCCCAGCACCAAGAGCAGCGCCGCCAGACCGTCCAGATCCTGTCCGCCGCCGAAGCCCGCGGACAGACCCGGCTCATCGAGATGAACCAGGCAGTACTGCACAACCTGGACCGCATCATTGACTCCCTCGACGACACCGCACCCGACGAGGCCGCCGGATGA